One region of Pleuronectes platessa chromosome 18, fPlePla1.1, whole genome shotgun sequence genomic DNA includes:
- the pkib gene encoding cAMP-dependent protein kinase inhibitor beta, translating into MTEVEPKLDFASSGRSGRRNALPDILGSPAGVNPGDLPLKLAEMSLKDGPGGAQSPTAEEPPAPPEGSEGKEGS; encoded by the exons ATGACGGAAGTAGAGCCAAAGTTGGACTTTGCCTCCTCGGGACGCTCGGGGAGGAGAAACGCGCTGCCTGACATCCTGGGCTCTCCAGCAGGCGTAAACCCTGGAGACCTGCCTCTTAAACTAGCTGAGATGTCCCTCAAAG ATGGTCCGGGAGGGGCCCAGTCGCCCACGGCGGAGGAGCCTCCAGCGCCGCCGGAGGGCTCAGAGGGGAAAGAGGGATCATAG